The following coding sequences lie in one Streptomyces sp. NBC_00510 genomic window:
- a CDS encoding metallophosphoesterase yields MSDSSRESLAGAGWESQQPGAYRELMPARVVNLSWLDPVTLWKARNGPLASLFGDPTGRDRQRWVNGQTERGASGADLVIERDDPDTFSFLLLGDTGEGDDPQYAVVPGMLKAGAGTRYAVICSDVLYPVGSANEYDTKFFRPYRDYDAPVYAIPGNHDWYDGLNGFMRVFCRAPALPPAPRPRPLTRAWWRTLLWARPDVPDDARLDEARRMRSAPSQTASQPGPYWAIDSGPIRIIGIDTGLLGDIDREQGEWLRRVSRGPRPKILVTGSPIYVDGEHHPCAIEGGGTVDEVVRDPEHNFVAVIGGDIHNYQRYPVDVDGRRIEYVVSGGGGAFMHATHTIPRVAVGGVTEDRFRCYPMRGDSLAFYSRLYGRRLHLRRLFDLTPDEASAVLARRLGIPATRATGARVTWRTRFVASVLGAPRRPDRRRRLRLPVRRVLTRLLSPGSATYSPPFFKSFLRLDVSPAAVRVRCFAATGLLAHELDPPVEDDFTVPLPYANGT; encoded by the coding sequence GTGTCCGACTCCTCGCGTGAATCCCTGGCCGGCGCCGGTTGGGAGAGCCAGCAGCCCGGCGCCTACCGGGAGTTGATGCCGGCCCGGGTGGTCAACCTGTCGTGGCTGGACCCGGTGACCCTGTGGAAGGCCCGCAACGGCCCGCTCGCCTCGCTGTTCGGCGACCCGACCGGCCGGGACCGGCAGCGCTGGGTCAACGGCCAGACGGAGCGCGGGGCGTCCGGCGCGGACCTGGTGATCGAGCGGGACGACCCCGACACCTTCTCCTTCCTCCTCCTCGGCGACACCGGCGAGGGCGACGACCCGCAGTACGCCGTCGTCCCCGGGATGCTCAAGGCGGGCGCCGGCACGCGCTACGCCGTGATCTGCAGCGACGTCCTCTACCCCGTCGGCAGCGCCAACGAGTACGACACGAAGTTCTTCCGGCCCTACCGGGACTACGACGCCCCCGTCTACGCCATCCCCGGGAACCACGACTGGTACGACGGGCTCAACGGCTTCATGCGGGTGTTCTGCCGCGCCCCCGCCCTGCCGCCCGCGCCGCGCCCCCGTCCGCTGACCCGGGCCTGGTGGCGCACCCTGCTGTGGGCGAGGCCCGACGTGCCGGACGACGCCCGGCTCGACGAGGCCCGGCGGATGCGCTCCGCGCCCTCGCAGACGGCCTCCCAGCCCGGCCCGTACTGGGCGATCGACTCGGGGCCGATACGGATCATAGGCATCGACACCGGGCTGCTCGGCGACATCGACAGGGAGCAGGGCGAATGGCTGCGCCGGGTCTCCCGCGGGCCCCGCCCCAAGATCCTCGTCACCGGTTCCCCGATCTACGTGGACGGCGAGCACCACCCCTGCGCCATCGAGGGCGGCGGCACGGTCGACGAGGTCGTCCGCGACCCGGAGCACAACTTCGTCGCCGTGATCGGCGGGGACATCCACAACTACCAACGCTATCCGGTGGACGTGGACGGCCGGAGGATCGAGTACGTCGTCTCCGGCGGCGGGGGCGCCTTCATGCACGCCACCCACACGATCCCCCGGGTGGCGGTCGGCGGCGTCACCGAGGACCGCTTCCGCTGCTACCCGATGCGCGGCGACTCCCTCGCCTTCTACAGCCGGCTCTACGGCCGCCGGCTCCACCTGCGCCGCCTGTTCGACCTGACCCCGGACGAGGCCTCCGCGGTCCTCGCCCGGCGTCTCGGCATCCCGGCCACCCGGGCCACCGGCGCCCGCGTGACCTGGCGGACGCGCTTCGTCGCGAGCGTCCTGGGTGCTCCGCGCCGGCCGGACCGCAGGCGCCGGCTGCGTCTGCCCGTCCGCCGGGTGCTCACCCGTCTGCTCTCCCCGGGCTCGGCGACGTACAGCCCGCCGTTCTTCAAGAGCTTCCTGCGGCTGGACGTCAGCCCGGCCGCCGTGCGCGTGCGGTGCTTCGCCGCCACCGGCCTGCTGGCGCACGAACTGGACCCGCCGGTCGAGGACGACTTCACCGTCCCTTTGCCGTACGCGAACGGTACGTGA
- a CDS encoding alkaline phosphatase, with amino-acid sequence MSEGVRRARRYAAPVAAAAAAAVVTMVVSPTLGASATAPQTASKGKAPAAKNVIFINGDGMGAAARQAARLHLTGLNGQLAMDKLPYSGQLTTEPDDPKAVVTDSAAAATAWATGEKTYNGAISVDVDGNPLATLGQQAKAAGKATGLVTTAQVTDASPAAFFSSTANRSAQDEIARQYIEVSKPDVILGGGEDWWLPAGSPGAFQDKPAEDTSEASKGTKGDLIKKAQKAGYSYVSSADQLNRAKGGKLLGLFANEEMFQQRPEGQGDVYNPVVGLSTMTSKALSTLDKNKKGFFLMVEEEGTDEFAHSNNGARVLQSMQELEKAVAVARAYVATHPDTLLVVTGDHETGGLAVEEADSADESGDGISAEDGPFSIRGSDKSFYIDWTTSGHTAVDVPVTAAGPLANRFTGKHANTYVHDVLSEILATRR; translated from the coding sequence GTGTCCGAGGGTGTTCGCAGGGCCCGGCGGTACGCCGCGCCCGTGGCGGCTGCGGCCGCCGCCGCGGTCGTGACCATGGTGGTCAGCCCGACGCTGGGTGCGTCGGCCACGGCCCCGCAGACCGCAAGCAAGGGCAAGGCCCCGGCTGCGAAGAACGTCATCTTCATCAACGGCGACGGCATGGGTGCCGCCGCCCGGCAGGCCGCGCGCCTGCACCTGACCGGTCTGAACGGTCAGCTCGCGATGGACAAGCTCCCCTACTCGGGTCAGCTGACCACCGAGCCGGACGACCCGAAGGCCGTCGTCACCGACTCCGCCGCGGCCGCGACCGCGTGGGCGACCGGTGAGAAGACCTACAACGGCGCGATCAGCGTCGACGTGGACGGCAACCCGCTGGCCACCCTGGGCCAGCAGGCCAAGGCCGCCGGCAAGGCCACCGGCCTGGTCACGACCGCGCAGGTCACCGACGCGTCGCCGGCCGCCTTCTTCTCCAGCACGGCCAACCGGTCGGCGCAGGACGAGATCGCGCGCCAGTACATCGAGGTCAGCAAGCCCGACGTCATCCTGGGCGGTGGCGAGGACTGGTGGCTGCCCGCGGGCAGCCCCGGCGCCTTCCAGGACAAGCCCGCCGAGGACACGTCCGAGGCGAGCAAGGGCACCAAGGGTGACCTGATCAAGAAGGCCCAGAAGGCCGGCTACTCCTACGTCTCCAGCGCGGACCAGCTCAACCGCGCCAAGGGCGGCAAGCTCCTCGGTCTCTTCGCCAACGAGGAGATGTTCCAGCAGCGTCCCGAGGGCCAGGGCGACGTGTACAACCCGGTGGTCGGCCTGTCCACCATGACCAGCAAGGCCCTCAGCACGCTGGACAAGAACAAGAAGGGCTTCTTCCTCATGGTCGAGGAGGAGGGCACCGACGAGTTCGCGCACTCCAACAACGGCGCCCGCGTCCTGCAGTCCATGCAGGAGCTGGAGAAGGCCGTCGCGGTGGCCCGCGCCTACGTGGCGACCCACCCCGACACCCTGCTGGTCGTCACCGGTGACCACGAGACCGGCGGCCTGGCCGTGGAGGAGGCCGACTCCGCCGACGAGTCCGGCGACGGCATCTCCGCCGAGGACGGTCCGTTCAGCATCCGCGGCAGCGACAAGTCGTTCTACATCGACTGGACCACCTCCGGTCACACCGCTGTGGACGTTCCCGTCACCGCGGCCGGCCCGCTCGCGAACCGCTTCACCGGCAAGCACGCCAACACCTACGTGCACGACGTGCTGAGCGAGATCCTGGCGACGCGTCGCTGA
- a CDS encoding Bax inhibitor-1/YccA family protein — protein MRSSNPVFSRRGFSRGEGYAGFGGQPQTQGVPQTGGNPYAGTNPYAGSNPYDTTYQAPPGAPVQTGRMTMDDVVMRTAMTLGTVVLGALVAWFVLPVSEKSYGLAIGASLVALVLGLIQSFKREASPALILGYAVFEGVFLGIWSKILNFMWPGIPLQAVLGTMAVFVGMLVAYRTRLIRVTARYTRIGMAIAIGFVILTFVNLIAAMIGGGDGLGLRSGGLGIVVGIIGIALGAFFLSLDFKQIEDGIQYGAPRKESWLAAFGLTLSLVWIYLEMLRLIAILRGDD, from the coding sequence ATGAGGAGCAGCAACCCGGTCTTCTCGCGGCGTGGGTTCTCCCGCGGGGAGGGCTACGCGGGCTTCGGCGGTCAGCCGCAGACGCAGGGCGTCCCCCAGACGGGCGGCAACCCCTACGCGGGCACGAACCCGTACGCGGGCAGCAACCCCTACGACACCACGTACCAGGCCCCGCCGGGCGCCCCCGTGCAGACCGGCCGGATGACGATGGACGACGTCGTCATGCGCACCGCCATGACCCTGGGCACCGTGGTGCTCGGCGCGCTCGTGGCGTGGTTCGTGCTGCCGGTCTCGGAGAAGAGCTACGGCCTGGCGATCGGCGCCTCGCTCGTGGCCCTGGTCCTGGGCCTGATCCAGTCGTTCAAGCGTGAGGCCTCGCCCGCGCTGATCCTCGGCTACGCGGTCTTCGAGGGTGTCTTCCTCGGCATCTGGAGCAAGATCCTCAACTTCATGTGGCCGGGCATCCCGCTGCAGGCCGTGCTGGGGACCATGGCGGTCTTCGTCGGCATGCTGGTGGCGTACCGCACCCGCCTGATCCGCGTCACCGCCCGCTACACCCGCATCGGCATGGCGATCGCCATCGGCTTCGTCATCCTGACGTTCGTCAACCTGATCGCCGCGATGATCGGCGGCGGTGACGGCCTCGGCCTGCGCAGCGGTGGGCTCGGCATCGTGGTCGGCATCATCGGGATCGCGCTGGGCGCGTTCTTCCTGTCGCTGGACTTCAAGCAGATCGAGGACGGCATCCAGTACGGCGCTCCGCGCAAGGAGTCCTGGCTGGCGGCCTTCGGGCTCACGCTCTCCCTGGTCTGGATCTACCTGGAGATGCTGCGGCTGATCGCGATCCTGCGCGGCGACGACTGA
- a CDS encoding DUF4287 domain-containing protein encodes MSQTFSEETHRNLLSHIPHCTGREIGEWLRTVDDGPAFLRFEEKVSWLRSEHDLSYGHAKAIVHEYDLRRAARRFG; translated from the coding sequence ATGTCACAGACCTTCTCGGAAGAGACCCACCGGAACCTGCTCTCCCACATCCCGCACTGCACCGGCCGCGAGATCGGCGAATGGCTTCGCACGGTCGACGACGGGCCCGCTTTCCTCCGCTTCGAAGAGAAAGTCAGCTGGCTCCGCAGCGAGCACGACCTGTCCTACGGACACGCCAAGGCCATCGTCCACGAATACGACCTGAGGCGGGCCGCGCGGAGGTTCGGCTGA
- a CDS encoding acetyl-CoA C-acetyltransferase — MPEAVIVSAARSPIGRAVKGSLKDLRPDDLTATIIQAALAKVPQLDPREIDDLMLGCGLPGGEQGHNLGRIVAVQMGMDHLPGCTVTRYCSSSLQTTRMALHAIKAGEGDVFISAGVETVSRFVNGSSDGMPGTHNPLFAEAEARTATRAAQGGGEWHDPREDGLVPDAYIAMGQTAENLAALKGVTRADQDEFGVRSQNLAEEAIKNGFWEREITPVTLPDGTVVAKDDGPRAGVTLEAVQGLKPVFRPDGTVTAGNCCPLNDGAAALVVMSDTKARELGITPLARVVSTGVSGLSPEIMGHGPVEASRQALKRAGLTIDDIDLVEINEAFAAQVIPSYRDLGVDIDRLNVNGGAIAVGHPFGMTGARITTTLINSLQWHDKQFGLETMCVGGGQGMAMVIERLS; from the coding sequence ATGCCCGAAGCCGTGATCGTCTCTGCCGCCCGCTCCCCCATCGGCCGGGCCGTCAAGGGGTCCCTGAAGGACCTGCGGCCCGACGACCTGACCGCCACGATCATCCAGGCGGCCCTCGCCAAGGTGCCGCAGCTCGACCCGCGCGAGATCGACGACCTGATGCTGGGCTGCGGCCTGCCCGGCGGCGAGCAGGGTCACAACCTGGGCCGGATCGTGGCCGTGCAGATGGGCATGGACCACCTCCCGGGCTGCACGGTCACGCGTTACTGCTCCTCCTCGCTGCAGACGACCCGGATGGCGCTGCACGCCATCAAGGCGGGCGAGGGCGACGTCTTCATCTCGGCCGGCGTCGAGACCGTGTCCCGCTTCGTCAACGGCAGCTCCGACGGCATGCCCGGCACCCACAACCCGCTCTTCGCCGAGGCCGAGGCCCGCACCGCGACCCGCGCCGCGCAGGGCGGGGGAGAGTGGCACGACCCGCGCGAGGACGGGCTGGTCCCGGACGCGTACATCGCGATGGGCCAGACCGCCGAGAACCTGGCGGCCCTCAAGGGCGTCACCCGCGCCGACCAGGACGAGTTCGGCGTCCGCTCGCAGAACCTGGCCGAGGAGGCCATCAAGAACGGCTTCTGGGAGCGCGAGATCACCCCGGTGACGCTGCCCGACGGCACGGTCGTCGCCAAGGACGACGGCCCGCGCGCCGGGGTCACCCTGGAGGCCGTGCAGGGCCTGAAGCCGGTCTTCCGCCCCGACGGCACCGTGACCGCCGGCAACTGCTGCCCGCTGAACGACGGCGCCGCGGCGCTGGTCGTCATGAGCGACACCAAGGCGCGCGAGCTCGGCATCACCCCGCTCGCCCGGGTGGTCTCCACCGGCGTCTCCGGCCTCTCCCCCGAGATCATGGGCCACGGCCCGGTCGAGGCGTCCCGCCAGGCGCTGAAGCGGGCCGGGCTGACCATCGACGACATCGACCTCGTCGAGATCAACGAGGCCTTCGCGGCGCAGGTCATCCCCTCCTACCGGGACCTGGGCGTCGACATCGACCGGCTCAACGTCAACGGCGGCGCGATCGCCGTCGGCCACCCCTTCGGCATGACGGGCGCCCGCATCACCACCACGCTGATCAACTCGCTCCAGTGGCACGACAAGCAGTTCGGCCTGGAGACCATGTGCGTCGGCGGCGGCCAGGGCATGGCCATGGTCATCGAGCGCCTGTCGTAA
- a CDS encoding helix-turn-helix transcriptional regulator — protein sequence MNPDDLVRLRRARDAMDRDYAEPLDVTALARAALMSPGHFSRSFRAAFGESPYSYLMTRRIERAKALLRRGDLTVTEVCFAVGCTSLGSFSSRFTELVGETPSAYRARDHEPGAPIPACIAKRYTRPVRNREAKTAARA from the coding sequence GTGAATCCGGACGACCTGGTACGGCTGCGGCGCGCCCGTGACGCGATGGACCGCGACTACGCGGAGCCCCTCGACGTCACCGCACTGGCCCGCGCGGCGCTGATGTCCCCCGGCCACTTCTCGCGCAGCTTCCGGGCCGCCTTCGGCGAGTCCCCGTACAGCTACCTCATGACGCGCCGGATCGAACGCGCCAAGGCCCTGCTGCGACGCGGCGACCTCACGGTCACGGAGGTCTGCTTCGCGGTCGGCTGCACCTCGCTCGGCTCCTTCAGCTCGCGCTTCACCGAACTCGTGGGCGAGACCCCGAGCGCCTACCGCGCCCGCGACCACGAGCCGGGCGCGCCGATCCCGGCGTGCATCGCGAAGCGGTACACCAGGCCGGTCAGGAACAGGGAAGCGAAGACCGCGGCCCGGGCCTAG
- a CDS encoding VOC family protein, with protein sequence MDITLSQCFIAVDDHDKALPFYRDVLGLEVRNDVGFEGMRWVTVGSPDQPGVEIVLEPPLADPGASDADKRAMSELLAKGMLRGVIFATGDVDATFERIRDAGGEVLQEPMDQPYGVRDCAFRDPSGNLLRFNQRKPG encoded by the coding sequence ATGGACATCACGCTGTCACAGTGCTTCATCGCCGTCGACGACCACGACAAGGCGCTGCCCTTCTACCGCGACGTCCTCGGCCTGGAGGTCCGCAACGACGTCGGCTTCGAGGGCATGCGCTGGGTGACGGTCGGCTCGCCCGACCAGCCGGGCGTGGAGATCGTGCTCGAACCGCCCCTGGCGGACCCGGGCGCCTCCGACGCGGACAAGCGGGCCATGAGCGAGCTGCTGGCCAAGGGCATGCTGCGCGGGGTCATCTTCGCCACCGGTGACGTCGACGCCACCTTCGAGCGCATCCGCGACGCGGGCGGCGAGGTGCTCCAGGAGCCCATGGACCAGCCCTACGGCGTCCGTGACTGCGCCTTCCGCGACCCCTCCGGCAACCTGCTCCGCTTCAACCAGCGCAAGCCCGGCTGA
- a CDS encoding SGNH/GDSL hydrolase family protein, which produces MARRIATAAAYGGGGIGLLGGAAVGLVLTEAALARRTVGGSDAVPPRADGVYGAAFALSTDERPIVLALVGDSTAAGQGVHRASQTPGALLASGVAAVAERPVRLVNVANPGAQSDDLARQVDLLLGPAPGTAPGLCVIMIGANDVTRRMPLAVSVRMLSDAVRRLREAGCEVIVGTCPDLGTIEPVYQPLRWIARRLSRQLAAAQTIAVVGLGGRTVSLGDLLGPEFESRPREMFGPDNYHPSAEGYATAAMAMLPTLCSAVGLWPEEDERPDARRGEGFLPVAQAAAEAAGEAGTEVTAAAGTVSGPRGRWALLKRRRRRRLPDATEPAATAAAEAAQN; this is translated from the coding sequence GTGGCGCGGCGGATCGCGACGGCCGCCGCGTACGGAGGTGGCGGCATCGGGCTGCTGGGCGGCGCCGCGGTCGGCCTCGTGCTGACCGAGGCCGCGCTCGCCCGCAGGACCGTGGGCGGCTCCGACGCCGTCCCGCCCCGCGCGGACGGCGTCTACGGCGCCGCCTTCGCGCTGAGCACCGACGAGCGGCCGATCGTGCTGGCCCTCGTGGGCGACTCCACGGCGGCGGGGCAGGGGGTGCACCGGGCGAGCCAGACCCCCGGCGCGCTGCTGGCGTCCGGGGTGGCGGCGGTGGCGGAACGGCCGGTGCGGCTGGTCAACGTGGCCAATCCCGGCGCACAGTCCGACGACCTGGCCCGCCAGGTCGATCTTCTGCTGGGGCCCGCTCCCGGTACCGCGCCCGGTCTGTGCGTGATCATGATCGGGGCGAACGACGTGACCCGGCGGATGCCGCTGGCCGTCTCGGTGCGGATGCTGTCCGACGCGGTGCGGCGGCTGCGCGAGGCCGGCTGCGAGGTGATCGTCGGGACCTGCCCCGACCTGGGCACGATCGAGCCGGTCTACCAGCCGCTGCGCTGGATCGCGCGGCGGCTGAGCCGCCAGCTCGCGGCCGCGCAGACCATCGCGGTGGTCGGCCTCGGCGGCCGCACCGTGTCGCTGGGCGACCTGCTCGGGCCCGAGTTCGAGTCCCGCCCCCGCGAGATGTTCGGCCCGGACAACTACCACCCGTCGGCCGAGGGCTACGCGACCGCGGCCATGGCGATGCTGCCGACGCTGTGCTCCGCGGTCGGGCTGTGGCCCGAGGAGGACGAGCGCCCCGACGCCCGGCGCGGCGAGGGCTTCCTCCCGGTGGCCCAGGCCGCCGCGGAAGCCGCGGGCGAGGCCGGCACCGAGGTCACCGCGGCCGCCGGCACGGTCTCCGGCCCCCGCGGCCGCTGGGCCCTCCTCAAGCGCCGCCGCCGTCGCCGCCTCCCCGACGCGACGGAACCCGCCGCCACGGCGGCGGCCGAGGCCGCCCAGAACTAG
- a CDS encoding helix-turn-helix transcriptional regulator produces MPDQKHPDTTEAGTGNTDYAAALSGLAAVESGLASVRERLTALAAVRPSRPAEPVMPGGIAEVIHGETEQQHMIEQLQREARKEVLTFVRPPYVAAAGNVVQKERLTAGVEYRSLYETTALVYPGAADMPGFVEPGELARAAPTVPMKLMIVDAERALLPLSGGRDRSVVSSAGLLLLHPSVLVDALLELFEDRWLRGTPLRMPSLGETEEDPEFPGSPELDEQLLSLLMSGLPDKAIASQLGISLRTLQRRIRSLMESTGTANRTQLAWFVAQQRLT; encoded by the coding sequence ATGCCTGACCAGAAACACCCGGACACCACCGAAGCGGGCACGGGCAACACCGACTACGCCGCCGCCCTCAGCGGCCTGGCCGCCGTGGAGTCCGGCCTCGCCTCCGTGCGGGAACGGCTCACGGCGCTCGCCGCCGTGCGCCCGTCCCGGCCGGCCGAGCCGGTGATGCCGGGCGGGATCGCCGAGGTGATCCACGGCGAGACGGAGCAGCAGCACATGATCGAGCAGCTGCAGCGCGAGGCCCGCAAGGAGGTGCTGACCTTCGTGCGGCCGCCGTACGTCGCCGCGGCGGGCAACGTCGTGCAGAAGGAGCGGCTGACCGCCGGGGTCGAGTACCGCTCCCTGTACGAGACGACGGCCCTGGTGTACCCCGGGGCGGCCGACATGCCGGGCTTCGTCGAGCCGGGCGAACTGGCCCGGGCGGCGCCGACCGTGCCGATGAAGCTGATGATCGTCGACGCCGAGCGGGCGCTGCTGCCGCTGTCCGGCGGCCGCGACCGGTCCGTGGTCTCCTCCGCCGGCCTGCTGCTGCTCCACCCCTCGGTGCTGGTCGACGCGCTGCTGGAGCTCTTCGAGGACCGCTGGCTGCGCGGCACACCGCTGCGCATGCCCTCGCTCGGCGAGACCGAGGAGGACCCGGAGTTCCCCGGCTCCCCCGAGCTCGACGAGCAGCTGCTCTCGCTGCTGATGTCCGGGCTGCCCGACAAGGCGATCGCCTCCCAGCTGGGGATATCCCTGCGCACGCTGCAGCGCAGGATCCGGTCCCTGATGGAGTCCACCGGAACCGCCAACCGCACCCAGCTCGCCTGGTTCGTCGCACAGCAGCGGCTGACCTGA
- a CDS encoding cystathionine beta-synthase, giving the protein MQFHDSMISLVGNTPLVRLNSVTAGIQATVLAKVEYFNPGGSVKDRIALRMIEAAEKSGELKPGGTIVEPTSGNTGVGLAIVAQQKGYHCIFVCPDKVSADKINVMRAYGAEVVVCPTAVDPEHPDSYYNVSDRLVRETPNAWKPDQYSNPNNPASHYHSTGPELWEQTEGKITHFVAGVGTGGTISGTGRYLKDASDGRVKVIGADPEGSVYSGGSGRPYLVEGVGEDFWPTAYDRTVADEIVAVSDKDSFQMTRRLAKEEGLLVGGSCGMAVVAALRVAERLGPDDVVVVLLPDSGRGYLSKIFNDEWMADYGFLEEGTGQARVSDVLDRKDGGIPQLVHMHPEETVGQAIEVLREYGVSQMPIVKPGAGHPDVMAAEVIGSVVERELLDALFTKRATLDDPLERHMSAPLPQVGSGEPVGDLMAVLGSADAAIVLVEGKPTGVVSRQDLLAFLAEEAK; this is encoded by the coding sequence GTGCAGTTCCACGACTCGATGATCAGCCTCGTCGGCAACACCCCGCTGGTGAGGCTCAACAGCGTGACGGCAGGAATCCAGGCGACCGTCCTGGCCAAGGTCGAGTACTTCAACCCCGGCGGTTCGGTCAAGGACCGCATCGCGCTGCGGATGATCGAGGCCGCGGAGAAGAGCGGCGAGCTCAAGCCCGGCGGCACGATCGTGGAGCCCACCTCGGGCAACACGGGCGTCGGCCTGGCGATCGTGGCCCAGCAGAAGGGCTACCACTGCATCTTCGTCTGCCCCGACAAGGTCTCCGCGGACAAGATCAACGTTATGCGGGCCTACGGCGCCGAGGTCGTGGTCTGCCCCACCGCCGTGGACCCCGAGCACCCGGACTCGTACTACAACGTCTCCGACCGGCTGGTGCGCGAGACCCCGAACGCCTGGAAGCCCGACCAGTACAGCAACCCCAACAACCCGGCCTCGCACTACCACTCCACCGGCCCCGAGCTGTGGGAGCAGACCGAGGGGAAGATCACGCACTTCGTGGCGGGCGTCGGCACCGGCGGCACCATCTCCGGCACCGGCCGCTACCTGAAGGACGCCTCGGACGGCAGGGTGAAGGTCATCGGCGCCGACCCGGAGGGCTCCGTCTACAGCGGCGGCTCCGGCCGGCCGTACCTCGTCGAGGGCGTCGGTGAGGACTTCTGGCCCACCGCCTACGACCGCACCGTCGCGGACGAGATCGTCGCGGTCTCGGACAAGGACTCCTTCCAGATGACCCGCCGCCTGGCCAAGGAGGAGGGCCTGCTCGTCGGCGGCTCCTGCGGCATGGCGGTCGTCGCGGCGCTCCGCGTGGCCGAGCGGCTCGGCCCGGACGACGTCGTGGTCGTCCTGCTGCCGGACTCCGGCCGCGGCTACCTCTCGAAGATCTTCAACGACGAGTGGATGGCCGACTACGGCTTCCTGGAGGAGGGCACCGGCCAGGCCCGCGTCTCCGACGTGCTGGACCGCAAGGACGGCGGCATCCCGCAGCTGGTGCACATGCACCCCGAGGAGACGGTCGGCCAGGCCATCGAGGTGCTGCGCGAGTACGGCGTCTCGCAGATGCCGATCGTGAAGCCGGGCGCCGGGCACCCCGACGTCATGGCCGCCGAGGTCATCGGTTCCGTCGTGGAGCGGGAGCTGCTCGACGCGCTGTTCACCAAGCGCGCCACCCTGGACGACCCGCTGGAGCGGCACATGAGCGCGCCGCTGCCGCAGGTGGGCTCCGGCGAGCCGGTCGGCGACCTGATGGCCGTGCTGGGCTCGGCCGACGCGGCGATCGTGCTGGTCGAGGGCAAGCCGACGGGCGTGGTCAGCCGCCAGGACCTGCTCGCCTTCCTCGCGGAAGAGGCCAAGTAG
- a CDS encoding inositol monophosphatase, with the protein MISAQTFAAVEESIRTVADEEALARFGRLAEGDVDEKKGPLDLVTVADRRVEERLTGTLTRLLPGSAVIGEEAVHADPALLGALLGEAPVWIVDPVDGTSNFVRGDSSFVTQVALAARGELLASWTYRPVDGVLATARRGEGAHVGGRPLRLGTGGAQDADEVLLVAGARPAHLTADQHRRLYELGAAHGVKPWASGSAGCDYLDVALGRLDAATYAYDNPWDHSAGVLLVAEAGGTVLGADGLPFRMAAGPLPFAAARDETAARRVVALLTA; encoded by the coding sequence GTGATCAGCGCACAGACGTTCGCAGCCGTCGAGGAGTCCATACGCACCGTGGCCGACGAGGAGGCGCTCGCCCGCTTCGGCCGCCTCGCCGAGGGCGACGTCGACGAGAAGAAGGGCCCGCTGGACCTCGTCACGGTCGCCGACCGCCGGGTCGAGGAACGCCTCACCGGTACGCTCACCCGCCTGCTGCCGGGCTCCGCCGTCATCGGCGAGGAGGCCGTGCACGCCGACCCCGCGCTGCTCGGGGCGCTGCTGGGCGAGGCTCCCGTCTGGATCGTCGACCCGGTCGACGGCACCTCCAACTTCGTCCGCGGCGACTCCTCGTTCGTCACCCAGGTCGCCCTCGCCGCGCGCGGTGAGCTGCTCGCCTCCTGGACGTACCGGCCCGTCGACGGGGTCCTTGCCACCGCCCGGCGCGGGGAGGGCGCGCACGTGGGCGGCCGTCCGCTGCGGCTGGGCACCGGCGGCGCCCAGGACGCGGACGAGGTGCTGCTGGTGGCCGGCGCCCGGCCCGCGCACCTCACCGCCGACCAGCACCGGAGGCTGTACGAGCTGGGGGCCGCGCACGGCGTCAAGCCCTGGGCGAGCGGTTCCGCCGGCTGCGACTACCTCGACGTCGCGCTCGGGCGGCTCGACGCGGCCACCTACGCCTACGACAACCCCTGGGACCACTCCGCCGGCGTCCTGCTGGTCGCCGAGGCGGGCGGAACGGTGCTGGGCGCGGACGGGCTGCCGTTCCGCATGGCCGCCGGGCCGCTGCCCTTCGCCGCGGCACGCGACGAGACCGCGGCCCGCCGCGTCGTGGCACTGCTCACGGCGTAG